A stretch of the Candidatus Woesearchaeota archaeon genome encodes the following:
- the lgt gene encoding prolipoprotein diacylglyceryl transferase — MWIHNINPVLLQIGFLEIRYYGLVYALGFLFAYFYIRYLAVHNKIKNLNKENTDTFIIYIIIGSILGARLLDFVFFYPHIIIQDPFELFRIWNGGMSIHGGIIGAMISGYFFCRKHKVSFFRMADVSMIPLMLTLGFGRLANFINGELWGRVSNSNICVNYESSQYIVNPPNGCRHPYQIYASLKNFFVFGITYWMSLFDKLKEGTVFFSSIIFYSVGRFILDFYRDDPLILLGLTMGQILCVIFFIVSVFALLRIYKKI, encoded by the coding sequence ATGTGGATACACAACATAAATCCCGTATTGCTTCAGATAGGCTTTTTAGAAATTAGGTATTATGGCCTTGTTTATGCTCTGGGTTTTTTATTTGCTTATTTTTATATAAGATATTTAGCTGTGCATAACAAAATAAAAAATTTGAATAAAGAAAACACGGACACATTCATTATATATATAATCATAGGCAGCATTCTAGGAGCTAGGCTTCTTGATTTTGTCTTTTTTTATCCTCACATCATCATTCAGGATCCTTTTGAATTGTTTCGCATATGGAACGGTGGAATGAGTATTCATGGAGGTATAATAGGCGCCATGATTTCTGGGTACTTTTTTTGTAGAAAACACAAGGTAAGTTTTTTTAGAATGGCAGATGTTTCTATGATTCCTTTAATGCTGACTCTTGGTTTTGGAAGACTTGCTAATTTTATTAATGGCGAATTGTGGGGCAGAGTGTCTAATTCGAATATTTGTGTTAATTATGAATCTTCTCAATACATTGTTAATCCTCCGAATGGTTGCAGGCACCCTTATCAAATATATGCTAGTTTAAAAAATTTTTTTGTGTTTGGAATAACTTATTGGATGAGTCTGTTTGATAAACTTAAAGAAGGAACTGTATTTTTCTCATCTATAATTTTTTATAGTGTGGGTAGATTTATTTTAGATTTTTACCGTGATGATCCATTGATTTTACTAGGGTTGACAATGGGGCAAATTCTGTGCGTGATTTTTTTTATTGTATCGGTCTTTGCTTTGTTAAGAATTTATAAAAAGATTTAA
- the rpl39e gene encoding 50S ribosomal protein L39e (part of the polypeptide exit tunnel in the 50S ribosomal complex), protein MAKFIHIARKLRLIAANRRTRWAPFWTVPKIYGTGRRVHPGRHTETKRSWRRTKLRV, encoded by the coding sequence ATGGCAAAATTCATACATATTGCAAGAAAATTAAGACTAATTGCTGCTAATAGAAGAACAAGATGGGCGCCTTTTTGGACTGTCCCAAAAATATATGGTACGGGAAGAAGAGTTCATCCAGGAAGACACACAGAAACAAAAAGAAGCTGGCGAAGAACCAAGCTAAGAGTTTAA
- a CDS encoding 50S ribosomal protein L31e — translation MKDEATYTIPLRREFVKVPRHRRAKRAIHALKAYIIKHTKLEDVKIGPMLNEKIWANGIKNPPGKVTVKAKKKDNSVLVELEGFEYKVEKVQTKKEEPKTLKDKLEAKIDKKEKSPKSEEKEIKEKSTEKKTDEKTKTEPKENSKPTLEKTEPKETKTETTPKEPLETSKSKN, via the coding sequence ATGAAAGATGAAGCAACATATACAATTCCCTTAAGAAGAGAATTTGTCAAGGTTCCACGTCACAGAAGAGCAAAAAGGGCGATACATGCACTAAAAGCATACATCATTAAGCACACTAAGTTAGAAGATGTCAAAATAGGACCTATGCTAAATGAGAAAATATGGGCTAATGGAATTAAAAATCCGCCTGGGAAAGTAACTGTTAAAGCAAAAAAGAAAGATAATAGTGTTTTAGTAGAACTAGAAGGATTTGAATACAAAGTTGAAAAAGTTCAAACCAAAAAAGAAGAACCAAAAACTTTGAAAGATAAACTTGAGGCGAAAATAGACAAAAAAGAAAAAAGTCCTAAATCCGAAGAAAAAGAAATAAAAGAAAAATCTACGGAAAAAAAGACTGACGAAAAAACTAAAACAGAGCCGAAAGAAAATTCAAAACCAACACTTGAAAAAACAGAACCAAAAGAAACTAAAACAGAAACTACTCCCAAAGAACCTTTAGAAACTTCTAAAAGCAAAAATTAA
- a CDS encoding peptidase C39 family protein, whose protein sequence is MKYYKQTTEYTCAASSLLMVLHKLNSDYELSEEHELEIWASSANLPTRASSIYGLALYSKQKGFFPKIIVSSKSFDYPDYRFKGYKKIEIETAEKLSKIFYTKAINQGIEIEEKQIDSKTIINLLKQNKLLIARLNAGVFRKSASNSQYVVLYGLQENSIKIMDPLTGLHEISYEDLEVCLDTLHSKKKRDSKIIIFDQN, encoded by the coding sequence ATGAAGTATTACAAACAAACTACTGAATATACGTGTGCAGCATCAAGCTTGTTAATGGTTCTTCACAAATTAAATTCTGATTATGAACTCTCTGAAGAACATGAATTAGAAATCTGGGCTTCTTCTGCTAATTTGCCAACAAGAGCAAGCAGTATATATGGCCTAGCATTATACTCGAAACAAAAAGGATTTTTTCCAAAAATAATTGTTAGTAGCAAAAGCTTTGATTATCCAGATTATAGATTTAAAGGATATAAAAAAATAGAAATAGAAACTGCGGAAAAATTATCAAAAATATTCTACACAAAAGCAATAAATCAAGGAATAGAAATAGAAGAAAAACAAATAGACTCAAAAACAATAATAAATTTACTAAAGCAAAATAAATTACTTATCGCCCGTTTAAATGCAGGAGTATTCAGAAAGTCTGCTAGTAACTCTCAATACGTAGTTTTATATGGACTTCAGGAAAACTCAATAAAAATAATGGATCCTCTAACAGGGCTTCACGAAATATCTTATGAAGATCTAGAAGTTTGTCTTGACACTTTACATTCAAAGAAAAAAAGAGATTCGAAAATAATAATATTTGATCAGAATTGA
- the trxA gene encoding thioredoxin → MKELNAENFKDFVKEGNVIVDFWAEWCGPCRMLGPIFEELSKEIKNVKFAKLNVDEAGEISASAGVRGIPTMILFKDGNEIDRIVGALSKDALKSKLTSAFN, encoded by the coding sequence ATGAAAGAATTAAATGCAGAAAATTTTAAAGATTTTGTTAAAGAAGGAAATGTCATCGTTGATTTTTGGGCTGAATGGTGCGGTCCTTGTAGAATGCTAGGACCCATATTTGAAGAATTAAGTAAAGAAATTAAAAATGTTAAATTTGCGAAATTAAATGTTGATGAAGCTGGAGAAATAAGTGCTTCAGCAGGCGTTAGAGGAATTCCGACAATGATTTTATTCAAAGATGGTAATGAAATTGATAGAATTGTTGGGGCTTTGTCCAAAGATGCTTTGAAAAGCAAGTTAACTTCTGCATTTAACTAA
- the tpiA gene encoding triose-phosphate isomerase — translation MLNRLLRDGPVLIINLKTYDKGTSIDALKVAVAAERAAEKTGKKVILAAQPTDILLITNKTKIPVIAQHIDCFEQGAHTGSISAEAVLRAGAIGTLLNHSEKQISKEDIAKTMKICKSHGLFVVLCADTPEHAYELSKNTPNFIAIEPPELIGTGKSISEVEPELIDKTIRLVSKNCDSPVICGAGVSTKKDVIEAFKHGVKGILVSSAVVKSDNPYNTILELLAGF, via the coding sequence TTGTTAAATAGACTTCTTAGAGATGGACCAGTTTTAATAATTAATTTAAAAACTTATGACAAAGGGACTTCAATTGATGCACTTAAAGTAGCTGTTGCAGCAGAAAGAGCTGCAGAAAAAACTGGAAAAAAAGTTATTTTAGCAGCTCAACCAACAGACATTTTATTGATAACTAACAAAACTAAAATTCCTGTTATTGCTCAGCATATTGATTGTTTTGAACAAGGAGCACATACAGGAAGCATTTCTGCTGAAGCCGTGTTAAGAGCAGGAGCTATAGGTACTTTACTTAATCATTCTGAAAAACAAATTTCTAAAGAGGATATTGCTAAAACAATGAAAATTTGTAAGAGTCATGGTTTATTCGTTGTTCTTTGTGCAGATACTCCCGAACATGCATATGAATTATCCAAGAACACCCCTAATTTTATTGCTATTGAACCTCCTGAATTAATTGGAACTGGAAAAAGCATTAGTGAAGTTGAGCCGGAGTTGATTGATAAAACTATTCGTTTAGTTAGTAAAAATTGTGATTCTCCTGTGATTTGTGGTGCGGGAGTAAGCACTAAAAAAGATGTTATTGAGGCATTTAAGCATGGAGTAAAAGGCATATTGGTTTCTAGTGCTGTCGTTAAAAGCGATAATCCTTACAATACAATTTTAGAATTATTAGCTGGTTTTTAG
- a CDS encoding 40S ribosomal protein S19: protein MKDVNHYKLVEALAKELKETCQPPEWAKFVKTGNAKQRPPLRDDWWQIRAASILLKVQELGPVGVSKLRVKYGSRKNRGVKPEKFVVASGNIIRKILQQLEFSKLIEQTSVGVHKGRKITKNGIKLVINASKDVKKEDA from the coding sequence ATGAAAGATGTCAATCACTATAAATTGGTTGAAGCTCTAGCAAAGGAGCTAAAAGAAACATGTCAGCCCCCAGAATGGGCAAAATTTGTAAAAACAGGAAATGCAAAACAAAGACCTCCATTAAGGGATGATTGGTGGCAGATTAGAGCTGCAAGCATTTTACTAAAGGTTCAAGAACTTGGACCAGTTGGAGTATCAAAACTAAGAGTAAAATATGGAAGTCGAAAAAATAGAGGTGTTAAACCCGAAAAATTCGTTGTTGCTTCTGGAAATATCATTAGAAAGATTCTACAACAGCTTGAATTCTCAAAATTAATAGAACAAACAAGCGTAGGAGTTCACAAAGGCAGAAAAATTACGAAAAACGGCATCAAATTGGTTATTAATGCTTCCAAAGATGTTAAAAAGGAGGATGCTTGA